A region from the Linepithema humile isolate Giens D197 chromosome 1, Lhum_UNIL_v1.0, whole genome shotgun sequence genome encodes:
- the LOC136997420 gene encoding uncharacterized protein translates to METDLDLVALKKRRKIIKGSCTRIKTYVDTIATITPSVIAQLKERRCKLNDYWSEYGDIQSQIELLDENETNDRALFEESYYALSAKIREFLNPITHIRATTASPSTSRASNQMNTQINIRLPKLNLPTFSGKYHEWFPFFDSFNSVIHLNASISSVQKLQYLKASLTGDASNVISSLEISDLNYEVAWNLLRERYDNKRVIVRTHIKTIMELPSMSKENSTELRQIADGAVRHIQALQALKRPTAHWDDLLVYILSSKLDATTLREWQSSLVGTDPPTFKQFSDFITYRCQMLEATGSAVDALSKGGNKRFQANAKRQTACVATINPKCNFCNGEHAIYYCKNFLALSVPQRIIEVRNRRICINCLRSPSHSANKCPSRGCKLCKIKHNTLLHQTESTTETINKETNIHDDSVATKPSTTLVACASNNNSAEHVMLSTAVVNAFHKDGSAVSCRALLDCGSQANFISRDLVKALGLSTHPLNVSISDINRSASSSTQATRVKLQSRLNTYTIEIECIITDQITGNLPTFTIRRDVYKIPRNLNLADPQFNVSSRIDILIGVEKFWDLLCVGQIEHSPEHPTLQKTHFGWILAGRLCNSVGLVRKVHSMHATVTNSQLHHQLSRFWQIEDVNTACKYTAEELNCEKHFLENVSQNHEGRYIVKLPIKQTTMVDLGNSREITIKRLQALERRLSRDPNLKTQYTNFISEYLNLGHMKRVDIALDEDTPVYYLPHHCVFKGTRQASKIRVVFDASCKSSSGVSLNDALRVGPTVQQDLMSIVMRFRTFVYVLVADIVKMYRQVLVHPSQTHLQKILWRDQPSSDIETYELITLTYGTSSASYLATRCLNHLAELHALDYPIGSVRVHRDFYVDDLLTGANTIEETETARDEIIKILSLGSFQLSKWASNCLQLLGSINGREDPLIPISDGNESYVLGLRWDQTNDTFHFPYGSKANHGTITKRVILSEISKLFDPLGLLGPVIVVAKLILQDLWKSDAHWDESVPQAIYTRWSTLKSQLLELNQLKQCQDKLSLEAVSVTCRSTGSVTPSRIAPLKAVSLPRLELCAALLLARLVEKIQSAINTTDVQTYLWSDSTITLNWISSPSRKWSVFVANRVGEIQRLTKAQQWHHISTTLNSADLLSRGLNPRELINNDSWWHGPRFLCYSEDRWPSCEVPCLGDNAPEL, encoded by the exons ATGGAAACCGATTTAGATCTCGTCGCGCTCAAAAAACGACGTAAGATCATCAAGGGTTCATGCACGCGTATTAAGACATACGTGGACACAATCGCTACTATAACCCCGTCCGTCATAGCTCAGCTCAAGGAACGCAGATGTAAATTGAATGACTATTGGTCGGAATATGGTGATATTCAATCTCAAATCGAATTACTCGATGAAAATGAGACGAATGATCGCGCTCTGTTTGAGGAATCGTACTATGCACTCTCAGCGAAAATTCGCGAATTTCTCAATCCCATCACGCACATACGCGCGACTACCGCTTCTCCGTCTACGTCGCGCGCTTCAAATCAGATGAACACACAAATAAACATTCGTTTACCCAAGCTAAACTTGCCGACATTTTCCGGGAAATATCATGAATGGTTCCCATTTTTCGATTCTTTTAATTCAGTCATACATTTAAATGCGTCAATTAGCAGCGTACAAAAGCTGCAATACCTAAAGGCTTCTTTGACCGGTGATGCAAGTAACGTGATAAGTTCACTAGAAATTTCGGATTTAAATTATGAAGTTGCATGGAACCTTTTAAGAGAACGGTATGACAATAAGCGAGTCATCGTACGTACccatattaaaacaattatggAACTGCCATCGATGTCTAAGGAAAACTCGACTGAGCTACGACAAATCGCAGACGGGGCTGTTAGGCACATACAAGCTCTTCAAGCTCTTAAGCGTCCCACCGCGCATTGGGACGACTTACTCGTGTACATTTTGAGCTCAAAGTTGGACGCAACCACATTGCGAGAATGGCAGTCTTCGTTAGTAGGCACCGACCCGCCCACGTTTAAGCAATTTAGCGACTTTATTACTTATCGATGCCAAATGCTTGAAGCTACAGGCAGCGCCGTCGATGCTTTATCCAAGGGGGGTAACAAGCGATTCCAAGCTAATGCGAAGCGTCAAACAGCGTGCGTTGCAACAATTAATCCTAAATGTAACTTTTGCAATGGCGAACATGCTATAtactattgtaaaaattttctagcATTATCCGTTCCGCAACGAATTATAGAAGTACGCAATCGAAGGATTTGCATCAATTGTCTGCGTTCACCTTCTCACTCGGCTAACAAATGCCCTTCAAGAGGATGCAAGCTATGCAAGATCAAACACAATACGTTGCTGCATCAAACGGAGAGCACCACGGAGACAATCAACAAGGAGACTAACATTCATGACGATTCGGTTGCTACGAAACCCTCAACAACGCTAGTAGCCTGCGCTTCCAACAATAATTCTGCAGAACACGTGATGCTCTCCACGGCCGTGGTTAACGCGTTCCACAAGGACGGATCTGCAGTATCCTGTCGAGCATTACTGGATTGCGGCTCGCAggctaattttatttcgcgagACTTAGTGAAGGCCTTGGGATTGTCTACGCACCCGCTGAACGTGTCAATCTCTGATATCAACAGGTCAGCTTCGAGCTCAACGCAAGCAACCAGGGTGAAACTACAATCACGCCTAAACACATACACAATCGAGATCGAATGCATCATCACCGATCAGATTACGGGCAATCTTCCGACGTTCACAATAAGGCGTGACGTTTACAAAATTCCTCGCAACTTGAACCTTGCCGATCCACAATTTAACGTCTCGTCGAGAATTGACATTCTCATCGGCGTCGAAAAATTCTGGGATCTATTATGTGTGGGACAAATTGAGCATTCGCCAGAGCACCCCACTCTTCAGAAGACGCACTTTGGATGGATATTGGCGGGGCGCCTGTGCAATTCGGTAGGATTGGTTCGAAAGGTTCATTCAATGCACGCAACCGTTACCAACAGCCAGTTACATCATCAATTGTCTCGCTTCTGGCAAATAGAAGACGTTAACACCGCGTGTAAATACACTGCTGAGGAACTCAATTGTGAGAAGCATTTTTTGGAAAACGTCTCTCAAAACCATGAGGGGAGATATATCGTTAAGCTGCCAATCAAACAAACCACGATGGTTGATTTAGGAAATTCAAGAGAAATTACAATCAAACGCCTACAGGCTTTGGAAAGGCGCCTTTCTCGCGACCCAAACCTCAAAACACAATACACCAATTTCATCTCAGAATACCTAAATTTGGGGCATATGAAACGCGTGGACATAGCTCTGGACGAGGATACACCAGTGTATTACTTGCCACATCACTGCGTATTTAAAGGCACAAGACAAGCTTCTAAAATCCGCGTCGTCTTCGATGCGTCTTGCAAATCCAGCTCTGGCGTTTCCCTAAATGACGCTCTCAGGGTCGGACCGACTGTACAACAAGATTTAATGTCCATTGTCATGCGATTCCGCACCTTCGTCTACGTTCTAGTCGCTGACATAGTGAAAATGTACCGACAAGTCTTGGTACACCCTTCCCAAACACACCTGCAGAAAATATTGTGGCGTGATCAACCATCGTCGGATATCGAAACTTACGAACTAATTACGCTCACTTACGGGACGTCTTCAGCATCTTATTTGGCAACTCGATGCCTCAATCATTTGGCTGAGTTACACGCATTGGATTATCCGATTGGATCTGTCCGCGTGCATCGAGATTTTTATGTTGACGATCTTCTTACGGGAGCCAATACCATTGAAGAAACGGAGACCGCGCGGgacgaaataataaagatattgaGCCTGGGGTCCTTCCAGCTCAGCAAATGGGCCTCAAATTGTTTGCAACTACTGGGATCAATAAACGGTCGAGAAGATCCACTAATTCCAATAAGTGACGGGAATGAATCTTATGTCCTCGGATTGCGATGGGATCAAACTAACGACACATTCCATTTTCCGTACGGATCCAAAGCAAATCACGGAACGATAACCAAGCGTGTCATACTGTCCGAGATATCCAAGTTGTTTGACCCCTTGGGGCTTCTAGGACCAGTCATAGTCGTCGCGAAACTGATTCTTCAGGATCTTTGGAAATCAGATGCACATTGGGATGAGTCCGTTCCGCAAGCAATATACACCCGGTGGTCAACGCTCAAATCACAATTGTTGGAGTTAAATCAGTTAAAACAGTGCCAAGACAAATTAAGTTTGGAAGCAGTCAGCGTGACGTGCAGATCCACGGGTTCTGTGACGCCA TCAAGGATTGCACCTTTGAAGGCTGTTTCGTTACCACGCTTGGAGTTGTGCGCGGCGCTACTCTTAGCTCGTTTAGTTGAAAAAATCCAATCAGCAATAAACACAACAGATGTTCAAACCTATTTATGGTCGGATTCGACAATAACTTTAAATTGGATATCATCGCCATCTCGCAAGTGGTCTGTCTTTGTGGCCAATCGAGTGGGCGAGATTCAAAGATTGACTAAGGCACAACAGTGGCATCACATATCAACCACCCTCAATTCTGCCGACTTGCTATCGAGAGGCCTCAACCCACGAGAACTAATCAACAATGATTCCTGGTGGCACGGACCGCGATTCCTATGCTACAGCGAAGATCGCTGGCCCAGCTGCGAGGTTCCTTGCCTTGGAGACAACGCACCAGAGCTCTGA
- the LOC105669273 gene encoding putative nuclease HARBI1 — protein sequence MADDKFICILGQILTCAELLFYEEEHENSYNKEFKNVIMFLSKRSIKRPINRLQGYVENVIPCYNDEQFKSHFRMKRATFNYILQIIKPTLLRSRSGRKTISPEKQFFIAIWKMATPDSYRSICEKFNVARATALNAVRKVTKALVKLAPRFITWPEGHRAEEIMRGFAATSAFPRVIGAIDGTHINIKVPHVNPECYVNRKNHHSIHLQAVSDHTGQFIHCLAGHVGSVHDQRVFRLSEINNYLEDAEKFPNDSHILGDAAYTIHEHLMTPFRDNGHLTVRQKNYNFCHSSARISIERAFGLLKGRFRSLLSLLDMERVDLIPEFIILCCVLHNICFLQNDDFPIIEPDILEADNNKQLIYQRRSNNAGYIKRDLICDNLIIRNA from the exons ATGGCGGACGATAAGTTTATCTGTATTCTTGGGCAAATATTGACATGTgcagaattattattctatgaGGAAGAACATGAAAATTCATATAACAAGGAattcaaaaatgttataatgtttCTAAGCAAACGTTCTATTAAAAGACCCATAAATCGACTGCAAGGATATGTAGAAAACGTCATACCATGTTATAATGATGAACAATTTAAATCACATTTCAG aatgaaacgagcaacatttaattacattttacaaattataaaacctACATTATTAAGATCAAGATCTGGACGTAAAACAATATCACctgaaaaacaattttttatcgctaTATGGAAAATGGCTACTCCAGATTCATATCg atCCATTTGTGAGAAATTTAATGTTGCAAGAGCCACTGCGTTAAATGCTGTAAGAAAAGTGACAAAAGCATTAGTTAAATTAGCTCCTCGTTTTATTACATGGCCGGAAGGTCATAGAGCAGAAGAAATTATGAGGGGATTTGCTGCAACTAGCGCTTTTCCTAGAGTAATAGGAGCAATCGACGGcacacatataaatataaaagtaccACATGTCAATCCTGAATGTTacgttaatagaaaaaatcatCATAGTATACATTTACAG GCTGTTAGTGATCATACGGGCCAATTTATTCACTGTCTTGCTGGACATGTTGGTTCTGTACATGACCAAAGAGTGTTTCGTTTatctgaaattaataattacttagAAGACGCAGAAAAATTTCCTAATGATAGCCATATATTGGGCGATGCAGCATACACAATACATGAACACTTAATGACACCATTTCGTGATAACGGACATCTCACAGTTAgacaaaagaattataatttttgccaTTCATCTGCCAGAATTTCGATTGAACGAGCATTCGGATTGTTAAAAGGAAGATTTCGAAGTTTGCTATCACTTCTTGATATGGAACGGGTCGACTTAATTCCagagtttattattttatgttgtgTTCTGCACAATATCTGTTTCCTGCAAAATGATGACTTCCCTATTATAGAACCAGATATTTTAGAAGCtgacaataataaacaattaatttatcaaagaagAAGTAACAATGCAGGCTACATAAAACGAGATCTAATttgtgataatttaataatacgaaATGCGTAA
- the LOC136997421 gene encoding uncharacterized protein, which translates to MLSRHSDLNKICRIVAYCLRIFKKRPRPPTLFISHEESDAALNQICKMIQQQHFSSKYKALVKHDVISSTSKILSLTPFLDETGLLRVGGRLRNSDLTFNSRHPILLPANHELTKKIIMREHVRNMHAGTQATMAAIRQQFWPLSLRSTTRKIILHCVKCFRVKPAFSEATMGSLPTGRVTVSRPFSHCGVDYAGPIILRESKRRNARNHKAYVAIFVCFAVKAVHIELVSDLTSDAFIAALKRFISRRGKPSHLYSDNGTNFVGAHNQLKEFFDSLSKDETQEEVKHFLRTQHTSWNFIPPNAPHFGGLWEAAVKSAKYHMNRIIEAVLNSRPITALSSDPNDLSFLSPGHFLIGTTMNGFPCYDLRDINENRLVRWQRVEQLRQHFWQRWSGEYLHSLQTRSKWKADKGVQLETGQLVLIRQQDLAPLHWLLGRVHEIHAGADGVVRSATVRTAKGFLTRPLTKLAILPVRHLTSDADTLYY; encoded by the exons ATGTTGTCTAGGCATTCTGActtaaacaaaatttgtagAATCGTTGCATACTGCTTAAGGATATTCAAGAAACGTCCAAGACCGCCCACGTTATTCATCTCTCATGAAGAGTCCGACGCAGCACTGAATCAGATATGCAAAATGATACAACAGCAACATTTCTCTTCCAAATACAAGGCACTAGTAAAACATGACGTCATTTCCTCTACTAGCAAGATTCTCTCTTTAACGCCCTTTCTCGACGAGACTGGACTACTGAGAGTGGGAGGCAGATTGAGGAATTCGGATTTAACTTTCAACTCGCGTCATCCGATACTTCTCCCGGCCAATCACGAGTTAACGAAAAAGATTATAATGCGAGAACACGTGCGAAACATGCACGCCGGAACACAGGCCACCATGGCCGCCATCAGACAACAGTTCTGGCCCCTGTCCTTAAGGTCAACTACGCGAAAAATCATCCTACATTGCGTGAAATGTTTCAGGGTTAAGCCGGCATTTTCCGAAGCCACGATGGGATCTTTACCCACCGGTCGCGTTACAGTGTCTCGGCCATTCTCGCACTGTGGGGTAGATTACGCGGGTCCGATAATTTTGCGCGAGAGCAAAAGACGAAACGCACGAAATCACAAGGCATACGTTGCCATATTCGTTTGCTTTGCGGTCAAGGCTGTACACATAGAGTTGGTGAGCGATTTGACGTCCGATGCCTTTATAGCGGCACTCAAGCGCTTCATTTCTCGCAGAGGAAAGCCTTCTCACTTGTACTCGGACAACGGAACTAATTTTGTTGGCGCGCATAATCAGCTTAAGGAGTTTTTCGACAGCTTGAGCAAGGATGAAACACAGGAGGAGGTGAAGCATTTTTTGCGTACACAACACACATCTTGGAACTTTATACCTCCCAATGCTCCCCATTTTGGAGGTTTATGGGAGGCGGCAGTCAAATCCGCAAAATACCATATGAATCGGATCATCG AGGCTGTGTTAAACTCGCGCCCTATCACTGCGTTAAGCTCGGATCCAAATGATCTGTCATTTCTAAGCCCGggtcattttttaattggcaCTACCATGAACGGTTTCCCTTGTTACGACTTACGCGACATCAATGAGAACCGTCTTGTGCGATGGCAGCGGGTAGAACAGTTAAGACAACATTTCTGGCAGCGATGGAGTGGCGAATATCTTCATTCCTTGCAGACTCGATCAAAATGGAAGGCCGACAAGGGTGTTCAGTTGGAAACCGGTCAGCTAGTGCTCATAAGGCAGCAGGATTTGGCTCCATTACACTGGTTGTTAGGACGAGTGCATGAAATACATGCGGGGGCCGACGGTGTCGTGAGAAGCGCCACCGTGAGAACAGCCAAGGGTTTTCTTACCAGGCCGCTGACCAAGCTGGCTATTCTCCCGGTGAGACATCTGACGTCAGATGCTGATACCTTATATTATTAG